From Salvia splendens isolate huo1 chromosome 16, SspV2, whole genome shotgun sequence, a single genomic window includes:
- the LOC121772730 gene encoding squamosa promoter-binding-like protein 12, with protein sequence MSPFMEMEWNAKWDWENLVAFGSKGIESPKNLQLADWTIVDDGEIHGGSFNLSAAACNGNSGGGSDGSRHGSSAKSSISASTDSSCKDRMQNSILTFTTSEGSSGNLSKKIEMKGIELSGTSSTPDAEALLGLKLGKRTYFENTGGGGTAKSTSFSAMPAPATATATATTPKKTKSSAQNGPIYCQVEGCNTDLSLAKEYHRKHRVCDSHSKCPKVKVGGCERRFCQQCSRFHSLSEFDEKKRSCRRRLSDHNARRRKPQQETIQFNLPRLSTPFYGGTTQQMSFMLNNSPLAHSRTTANSSWNNSKFALAKGCSLKSEGDEGIDEQLHMPGIRLPQTINMQSAADGLSAANHTQPVVLNPGGKGSLISNLDAAPEYRRALSLLSSNSWDSCNQESVQLHHQLHENSSNIIQPMYHAIPEGVPFSSSDFWPTGQHPTHHYIQSLGTKTPYDNDYYSNILN encoded by the exons ATGAGCCCCTTCATGGAGATGGAGTGGAATGCGAAGTGGGATTGGGAAAACTTAGTTGCGTTTGGTTCAAAGGGTATTGAGAGTCCGAAGAATCTGCAGTTAGCGGATTGGACAATTGTCGATGATGGAGAGATCCATGGTGGATCCTTCAATCTGTCTGCTGCTGCTTGTAATGGTAACAGTGGTGGTGGCTCTGATGGTAGTAGGCATGGTTCTTCAGCCAAGAGCTCGATATCAGCTTCTACGGACTCATCCTGCAAGGATAGGATGCAGAATTCCATCTTAACATTCACTACATCCGAGGGCTCTTCTGGGAACCTCAGCAAGAAGATTGAGATGAAAGGAATTGAGCTTTCTGGAACTTCCTCAACTCCAGACGCAGAAGCATTGCTCGGATTGAAGCTGGGAAAGCGGACATATTTTGAGAACACCGGAGGTGGAGGCACTGCTAAGAGCACGTCCTTTTCTGCCATGCCTGCTCCAGCCACCGCCACTGCCACTGCCACTACACCAAAGAAAACTAAATCATCTGCTCAGAATGGTCCTATATATTGTCAAGTTGAGGGCTGTAACACTGATCTTTCACTGGCGAAAGAATATCACCGGAAGCATAGAGTTTGTGACAGCCATTCAAAGTGCCCGAAGGTTAAGGTTGGAGGCTGTGAACGCCGGTTTTGCCAGCAGTGCAGCAG GTTTCATAGCTTGTCAGAGTTTGATGAAAAGAAGCGCAGTTGTCGGAGAAGGCTTTCTGATCATAATGCAAGGCGTCGTAAGCCACAACAGGAAACCATCCAGTTCAATTTGCCTAGGCTGTCAACCCCATTCTATG GAGGGACCACCCAACAGATGAGTTTCATGTTGAACAATTCCCCACTTGCTCACTCGAGGACCACTGCAAATTCTAGTTGGAACAACTCCAAATTTGCACTAGCGAAAGGGTGTTCGTTGAAGTCTGAAGGAGATGAAGGTATTGATGAACAGTTGCACATGCCAGGAATCAGGTTGCCGCAAACCATCAATATGCAAAGTGCAGCGGATGGTCTCTCAGCAGCAAATCATACACAGCCAGTGGTTTTGAATCCAG GTGGCAAGGGATCATTGATCTCTAACCTAGATGCAGCACCAGAATATCGTCGTGCTCTCTCTCTTCTGTCAAGCAATTCCTGGGATTCGTGCAATCAAGAATCGGTTCAGTTACACCATCAACTACATGAGAACAGTTCCAACATCATCCAACCTATGTATCATGCAATCCCTGAAGGTGTGCCCTTCTCTTCCTCAGACTTCTGGCCGACTGGGCAACATCCAACTCACCACTACATTCAATCTTTGGGTACAAAGACACCCTATGATAATGACTACTATTCCAACATATTGAACTGA
- the LOC121772031 gene encoding ranBP2-type zinc finger protein At1g67325-like yields the protein MSQVDNRNSSAAKRARTDGGRREDDWTCPSCGNVNFSFRTTCNMRNCTQPRPADHNAKPAAKPVHATQGYLSAPPYVGSGAPSSMYMRVSPYGSPVFNGTSAPPYDVPFSGGSTYHYNYGSRFSGGSPYRPLHISAPPPYSSGSVMRSGAVYGMPPMMDQYGLSFPINPTMGPRPGFFPEERFPKAGDGSRGDVDWACPKCGNVNFSFRTVCNMRKCNTPKPGSQMQVFAKPAKNSKPDMPEGSWKCEQCNNINYPFRTKCNRQNCGADKPSDKKESPSETADAKDQ from the exons ATGTCTCAG GTTGATAACAGAAATTCTTCAGCTGCCAAACGTGCTCGAACCGATG GTGGGCGCAGGGAAGATGACTGGACCTGCCCGAGCTGTGGCAATGTGAACTTCTCTTTTAGAACAACTTGTAATATGCGTAACTGCACTCAGCCTAGGCCAGCCGATCATAACGCG AAACCTGCTGCAAAGCCAGTCCACGCAACTCAGGGTTACTTATCGGCACCTCCATATGTTGGGTCTGGTGCACCTTCCTCCATGTACATGAGAGTCTCGCCATACGGATCTCCTGTGTTCAATGGAACATCTGCCCCTCCTTATGATGTTCCATTTTCTGGAGGTTCAACTTATCATTATAATTATGGAAGTCGATTTTCAGGAGGTAGCCCATATCGGCCTTTACATATATCTGCACCGCCTCCATATTCAAGTGGATCAGTTATGCGTAGTG GTGCGGTGTATGGTATGCCTCCTATGATGGATCAGTATGGCCTGAGTTTCCCAATTAACCCCACCATG GGTCCACGGCCTGGATTTTTTCCTGAGGAGAGATTTCCGAAAGCTGGTG ATGGATCTCGTGGTGACGTTGACTGGGCTTGTCCAAAATGTGGAAATGTCAATTTTTCATTTAGAACAGTCTGCAACATGAGGAAATGCAATACACCTAAGCCAGGATCTCAG ATGCAGGTTTTTGCCAAACCTGCCAAGAATTCAA AACCAGATATGCCAGAAGGAAGCTGGAAGTGCGAACAATGCAACAACATTAACTACCCTTTTAGGACGAAGTGCAACAGACAGAACTGTGGTGCTGATAAACCTTCGGATAAAAAGGAATCTCCATCAGAAACAGCTGATGCAAAAGATCAG TGA